From Rudanella lutea DSM 19387, a single genomic window includes:
- a CDS encoding GMC oxidoreductase, translating into MNLNIDAIKDMTYDAIVVGSGISGGWAAKELTQKGLKVLMLERGRDIKHVEGYKTATNNPWDFPHRGRITTQAAEEYWANMRTGYTANEEWRHHFENDKENPYIEKRPMDWIRGYHVGGRSLMWGRQSYRWNEEDFLANAKEGVGVDWPIRYKDLAPWYDYVERFIGVSGNKDGLSVLPDGQFLAPMELNCVEKEVKKRVEKAFAGRTITIGRTAHLTSPQAHHYALGRAACQYRNQCMRGCPYGAYFSTQAATLPAAVATGRLTLRPDSIVSEVLYDEKKGLATGVRVIDQNTKEVREYFARVIFLNASAFASTSILMNSKSSRFPNGMGNDSDQLGRNIMDHHLAVGAAGTFEGMEDKYYYGRRANGVYVPRYRNWGNDKRDYLRGFGYQGGAGRAGWNRGNGTDGFGAEFKESLTQPGLWSMSLGGFGEVLPDPNNRMTLSPDQKDKWGLPLIVFDAAYGENERKMRIDMMNDAAEMLESAGLKNITPYNDNSKHLGIGIHEMGTARMGRDPKTSVLNAHNQLHSVKNVFNTDGACMTSASCVNPSLTYMALTARAAAFAVQEMKKKSF; encoded by the coding sequence ATGAATCTCAATATTGATGCGATAAAAGACATGACCTACGACGCTATCGTGGTAGGTTCAGGTATCTCGGGCGGCTGGGCAGCAAAAGAGCTGACGCAGAAAGGCCTGAAGGTATTGATGCTGGAGCGTGGCCGTGACATTAAGCACGTTGAGGGCTACAAAACAGCAACAAATAACCCCTGGGATTTTCCGCACCGGGGCCGGATTACGACGCAGGCAGCCGAAGAGTACTGGGCCAATATGCGTACGGGTTACACCGCCAACGAAGAATGGCGGCACCACTTCGAAAACGACAAGGAGAACCCCTACATCGAGAAGCGGCCCATGGACTGGATCCGGGGTTATCACGTGGGTGGCCGGTCGCTTATGTGGGGTCGTCAGAGCTACCGCTGGAACGAAGAAGACTTCCTGGCCAACGCCAAAGAAGGTGTCGGTGTCGATTGGCCGATCCGTTACAAAGACCTGGCGCCTTGGTACGATTATGTAGAGCGGTTCATCGGCGTTTCGGGCAATAAAGACGGTTTGTCGGTACTTCCCGATGGTCAGTTTTTGGCCCCGATGGAACTGAACTGCGTGGAGAAAGAAGTGAAAAAGCGGGTTGAGAAGGCGTTTGCCGGTCGTACCATCACAATTGGCCGGACGGCTCACCTGACCTCACCTCAGGCGCACCACTATGCTCTGGGCCGGGCAGCCTGCCAGTACCGGAATCAGTGTATGAGGGGTTGCCCATACGGTGCGTATTTTAGTACGCAGGCGGCTACGCTCCCTGCAGCTGTGGCAACGGGCCGCTTGACGCTCCGCCCCGATTCAATTGTTTCGGAGGTACTTTACGATGAGAAAAAGGGTCTGGCCACCGGCGTTCGGGTTATCGATCAGAATACCAAAGAAGTGCGTGAGTACTTCGCCCGGGTTATTTTCCTCAACGCATCGGCCTTTGCCAGCACCTCAATCCTGATGAACTCAAAGTCGAGCCGGTTCCCCAACGGAATGGGCAACGATTCGGATCAGCTGGGCCGCAACATCATGGACCACCACCTCGCCGTCGGTGCTGCCGGTACGTTTGAGGGCATGGAAGACAAATACTACTACGGTCGTCGGGCCAATGGGGTGTACGTACCTCGCTACCGCAACTGGGGCAACGACAAGCGCGATTATCTGCGTGGCTTCGGCTACCAGGGTGGTGCCGGCCGGGCAGGCTGGAACCGAGGCAACGGTACAGATGGCTTTGGGGCCGAATTCAAAGAGTCGCTGACCCAGCCGGGTCTGTGGTCGATGAGCCTCGGCGGTTTTGGCGAAGTACTGCCCGACCCGAACAACCGGATGACGCTCTCACCCGATCAGAAAGACAAGTGGGGCCTACCCTTGATCGTATTCGATGCCGCTTATGGCGAAAACGAGCGCAAAATGCGTATCGACATGATGAACGATGCCGCCGAAATGCTTGAGTCGGCTGGTCTGAAAAACATCACGCCTTACAACGACAACTCAAAACACCTCGGTATTGGTATCCACGAAATGGGCACTGCCCGTATGGGTCGCGATCCCAAAACGTCGGTTCTGAACGCGCACAATCAACTACACTCGGTGAAGAACGTATTCAACACCGATGGCGCTTGTATGACTTCAGCATCCTGCGTAAACCCATCGCTGACGTACATGGCCCTCACGGCCCGTGCAGCTGCGTTTGCGGTACAGGAGATGAAGAAAAAGTCGTTCTAA
- a CDS encoding FAD-dependent oxidoreductase, whose translation MRLPIILAIDDDQQVLEAVRRDLRQQYRQQYRIMATTSAQEALDSLPGLQRKGDEVAVFLSDQRMPEMAGVDFLKQARTVFPNAKRVLITAYSDTEAAIRAINEVQLDYYITKPWDPPEEKLFPILDELLTDWRSNYRPSFEGLRLIGYQFSPLSHELKDFLAGNLFPYQWLDVETNPDAQKLLQVHALTPADLPVVLVDEEHVLKRPTLSELGEKIGLNPKASRALYDLAIIGAGPAGLAAAVYGGSEGLKTILIDKRAPGGQAGTSSRIENYLGFPNGLSGAELTRRAIAQAQRFGVEFLAPQEVVSIKSEGQYKRIHMADESEVVARSILLSTGVSYRKLENESLDKFSGAGVYYGAATTEAYAFKGQPVYVVGGGNSAGQGAMYLSRMASEVFICVRRPDLTETMSQYLIEQIDNTPNITVLPSTEVVEGVGDEKLECLILENVQTQKRQTVPAAALFIFIGAKPLTDWIELDILKDEKGFIATGRDLGRFAEYRTVWKQTREPYSLETCSPGIFAAGDVRAGAMNRVASAVGEGAMAVSFVHKYLAES comes from the coding sequence ATGCGACTTCCCATCATTTTAGCCATCGACGACGATCAGCAAGTGCTCGAAGCCGTTCGGCGCGATCTGCGGCAGCAATACCGTCAGCAATACCGAATTATGGCAACAACGTCGGCGCAGGAGGCTCTCGACTCGTTGCCGGGTCTACAGCGTAAAGGCGATGAAGTGGCGGTGTTTTTATCCGATCAGCGGATGCCCGAAATGGCTGGTGTTGATTTTCTGAAGCAGGCACGGACTGTGTTTCCCAATGCAAAACGGGTGCTCATAACGGCCTATTCGGATACCGAGGCCGCTATACGGGCTATCAACGAGGTTCAGCTCGATTACTACATCACCAAACCCTGGGACCCGCCCGAAGAAAAACTATTTCCGATTCTCGACGAACTGCTTACCGACTGGCGCTCCAATTACCGGCCCTCGTTTGAGGGGCTCCGGCTGATTGGTTACCAGTTTTCACCCTTGTCGCATGAACTAAAGGATTTTCTGGCCGGTAACCTGTTTCCGTACCAATGGCTCGATGTCGAGACTAACCCCGACGCACAGAAGTTGCTTCAGGTACATGCGCTGACGCCCGCTGACCTACCTGTGGTGCTCGTGGATGAAGAGCACGTTCTTAAGCGACCTACCCTGAGTGAGTTGGGCGAAAAAATTGGGCTCAACCCAAAGGCGTCGCGGGCGCTGTACGACTTGGCTATTATCGGGGCTGGCCCCGCCGGGCTGGCTGCGGCTGTGTACGGAGGTTCGGAGGGGCTAAAAACGATCCTGATCGATAAGCGGGCACCCGGTGGTCAGGCGGGCACGAGTTCGCGGATTGAGAACTATCTGGGCTTTCCAAACGGGTTGAGCGGTGCCGAGCTGACCCGGCGGGCCATTGCGCAGGCCCAGCGGTTTGGGGTGGAGTTTCTGGCCCCGCAGGAGGTGGTTTCGATTAAGTCAGAGGGGCAATACAAGCGGATTCACATGGCCGACGAAAGTGAGGTGGTGGCCCGGTCGATTCTGCTAAGTACGGGCGTGTCGTACCGGAAACTTGAAAATGAAAGCCTCGACAAGTTTAGCGGAGCGGGTGTTTACTACGGAGCCGCTACTACCGAAGCCTATGCGTTTAAAGGGCAACCGGTGTACGTGGTGGGCGGGGGTAACTCGGCTGGTCAGGGGGCCATGTACCTGTCGCGGATGGCTTCGGAGGTGTTTATCTGCGTCCGGCGCCCTGACCTGACCGAGACCATGTCGCAGTACCTGATTGAGCAGATTGATAACACGCCCAACATTACGGTTTTGCCGTCTACCGAAGTGGTTGAGGGCGTAGGCGATGAAAAATTGGAGTGCCTGATTCTCGAAAACGTTCAGACCCAAAAACGGCAGACGGTGCCGGCGGCCGCGTTGTTTATCTTCATTGGGGCCAAACCCCTTACTGACTGGATCGAACTGGATATTCTGAAAGACGAGAAAGGCTTCATCGCCACCGGCCGCGACCTTGGGCGCTTTGCCGAATACCGGACGGTTTGGAAACAAACGCGTGAGCCGTATTCGCTCGAAACCTGTAGCCCCGGCATTTTTGCGGCTGGCGACGTGCGTGCGGGGGCTATGAACCGGGTGGCTTCGGCCGTGGGCGAGGGCGCTATGGCGGTCAGCTTCGTGCATAAATATCTGGCCGAGAGCTGA
- a CDS encoding sensor histidine kinase — MNQLATLRQFPQFADVPDEQLTWFIQRAEFRAYAEQTTLQPAGGDVDFLTLVLKGRIWIDGGADELVIYDAPGILGVLPYSRLRQVTFPVIADPGAEALHLHRDHLRDMTGQCYELTEVMVRQMTDRVRDFTRQIQQEEKMASLGRLSAGLAHELNNPVSAVVRAADTLSEQMNATPERFKSLMAIQLPAEPVERVVQVMFQRLQQKPPTLTMLERNALEDELTDWLDDRNVAESGDLIDSLVQFGFSPADLDEIGRQIPSENLSAVLGWVVNTLETEKLVRDIGEASRRISELVKSIKSYTHMDRGEGREDVRLEEGIRNTLTLLNHKLRAKQIAVTLAIPDDLPTICGWPGELNQVWTNLIDNAIDAMPEGGQLQISAELDTRADGSAFVYTHVADTGTGIPDEIQPKIFDPFFTTKAIGQGSGLGLDIVRGIVRHHRGSIKVESEPGRTEFIICLPI; from the coding sequence ATGAATCAGCTGGCTACCCTCCGCCAATTTCCGCAGTTTGCCGATGTTCCCGATGAGCAGTTGACGTGGTTTATCCAGCGGGCCGAGTTTCGGGCGTACGCTGAACAAACAACATTGCAGCCTGCTGGTGGCGATGTGGACTTCCTGACCCTGGTGCTGAAAGGGCGAATCTGGATCGATGGCGGGGCTGACGAACTGGTTATCTACGACGCCCCCGGAATTTTGGGGGTACTCCCCTACTCGCGGCTGCGGCAGGTAACTTTCCCGGTCATTGCCGATCCGGGGGCCGAAGCTCTGCACCTTCACCGCGACCATCTGCGCGACATGACCGGGCAGTGTTACGAACTGACCGAGGTAATGGTTCGCCAAATGACCGACCGTGTGCGCGACTTTACCCGGCAGATTCAGCAGGAGGAAAAAATGGCGTCGTTGGGCCGCTTGTCGGCTGGGTTAGCCCATGAGTTGAACAACCCGGTTTCGGCTGTGGTGCGGGCTGCCGATACACTCAGCGAGCAAATGAACGCAACCCCTGAGCGGTTCAAATCGTTGATGGCTATTCAGTTGCCTGCCGAACCGGTTGAGCGCGTGGTTCAGGTTATGTTCCAGCGTTTGCAGCAGAAACCCCCTACCCTGACCATGCTGGAGCGCAATGCACTTGAAGATGAGCTGACCGATTGGCTCGACGACCGCAACGTGGCTGAATCAGGCGACCTGATTGACTCGCTCGTCCAATTTGGCTTTAGCCCGGCTGATCTGGACGAAATAGGCCGTCAAATTCCGTCCGAAAACCTGTCGGCAGTGCTTGGCTGGGTGGTAAACACGCTCGAAACCGAAAAATTAGTGCGCGACATCGGCGAGGCTTCCCGGCGGATTTCTGAGCTGGTGAAAAGTATTAAGTCGTACACCCACATGGATCGGGGCGAGGGCCGTGAAGATGTTCGGCTGGAGGAAGGAATCAGGAATACGCTGACGCTGCTCAATCATAAACTCCGGGCGAAACAAATTGCGGTTACGCTGGCCATACCCGACGATTTGCCGACTATCTGCGGTTGGCCGGGTGAACTGAATCAGGTCTGGACTAACCTCATCGACAACGCCATTGATGCCATGCCCGAGGGTGGGCAGCTACAAATCAGCGCTGAACTCGATACCCGCGCCGACGGCTCTGCTTTTGTGTACACGCACGTTGCCGATACGGGGACGGGTATTCCCGACGAGATTCAGCCGAAAATTTTTGACCCATTTTTCACGACAAAAGCCATTGGGCAGGGCAGCGGGCTGGGGCTCGATATTGTACGTGGTATTGTTCGACATCATCGGGGGAGTATTAAAGTGGAATCCGAGCCCGGCCGGACCGAGTTTATTATTTGTTTACCAATTTAA
- a CDS encoding PQQ-binding-like beta-propeller repeat protein encodes MKSVSFLFAVTILCLSLVGLTYQAADTDWPEYLGGPDRNHYSPLNQINTTNVGQLTQAWAYSAPDSGQMQVSPIVVKGVLYGVTAAVQAFALDAATGRELWRFGDPLKAWHSTSRGVAYWTDGKGDERILYTVGPWLYALDARTGKPIVGFGEAGRVSLRAGLGAQAAEKSVISNTPGTIFENLIVMPMRLSEGSDAAPGHIQAFDVRTGKLVWVFHTIPHPGEYGYETWPKDAWKNTEVGGANNWAGMAIDRKRGILFVPTGSAAFDFYGGNRKGQNLFANCLLALNARTGKRLWHYQMVHHDVWDRDFPAPPNLVTLRQTGPDGRPRTVDAVAQPTKSGHVLVFDRVTGKPLFPIPEVAVEQSDLPGESTWPTQPQPLKPAPFARQTLTEADLNPYTTDRDSLLTVFRRIKRGYMAPPSKQGTLIFPGFDGGAEWGGAAVDPEGVMYVNANEMAWVLTMIDAPKQDALAHLSAGARLYTLQCASCHGPERKGNPKSGFPSLIDINQRRDRAYVMQVVSQGKGMMPGFTTLKPEEKQALVAFLFGDEKQEMAGVATAKGAQPPQLPYKTTGYNKFLDSKGYPAISPPWGTLNAINLNTGELVWKNTLGEFKELTAKGIPPTGTENYGGPVVTAGGVLFIAATKDEMFRAYDKKTGKLLWETKLPAAGYATPCTYAVGGKQYVVIACGGGKLGTKKGNQFIAFALP; translated from the coding sequence ATGAAATCTGTCTCTTTTCTCTTCGCCGTTACCATTCTCTGCTTATCACTGGTGGGTTTAACCTATCAGGCAGCCGATACCGACTGGCCTGAGTATCTCGGCGGCCCCGACAGAAACCATTATTCGCCACTCAATCAGATCAACACAACCAACGTTGGCCAACTTACCCAAGCCTGGGCGTATAGTGCTCCCGATAGCGGGCAAATGCAGGTAAGCCCTATTGTGGTTAAAGGCGTTTTGTACGGCGTAACGGCCGCTGTGCAGGCTTTTGCGCTCGATGCCGCCACCGGTCGCGAGCTGTGGCGTTTTGGCGACCCCCTGAAAGCCTGGCATAGCACCAGCCGGGGTGTTGCTTACTGGACCGACGGCAAAGGCGACGAGCGTATTCTGTACACGGTTGGCCCCTGGCTCTATGCCCTGGATGCTCGTACTGGAAAACCCATTGTCGGCTTTGGTGAAGCCGGGCGCGTGAGCTTACGCGCCGGTTTGGGTGCACAAGCCGCCGAAAAATCGGTAATCTCGAACACCCCCGGCACCATTTTCGAAAACCTGATTGTGATGCCTATGCGACTCTCGGAGGGTTCTGATGCCGCACCAGGGCATATTCAGGCATTCGACGTTCGGACGGGTAAACTGGTCTGGGTATTCCACACGATTCCCCATCCGGGCGAATACGGCTATGAAACCTGGCCCAAAGATGCCTGGAAAAATACCGAAGTAGGTGGGGCCAACAACTGGGCTGGCATGGCCATTGACCGCAAGCGTGGTATTCTGTTTGTACCGACGGGTTCGGCGGCATTTGATTTTTACGGTGGCAACCGGAAAGGCCAGAACCTATTTGCCAACTGCCTGCTGGCGCTTAACGCCCGCACCGGCAAACGACTCTGGCACTACCAAATGGTGCATCATGACGTGTGGGACCGCGATTTTCCGGCTCCGCCAAACCTCGTAACCCTCCGGCAAACCGGCCCCGACGGTCGTCCGCGTACCGTCGACGCGGTAGCTCAGCCCACCAAATCGGGGCATGTGCTGGTTTTTGACCGGGTTACGGGCAAACCTTTGTTTCCCATCCCCGAAGTGGCCGTCGAGCAAAGTGATTTGCCCGGCGAGTCGACATGGCCCACGCAACCCCAACCCCTTAAGCCAGCTCCGTTTGCCCGGCAAACCCTGACCGAAGCTGATCTGAATCCGTACACAACCGACCGGGACTCCTTACTGACCGTATTTCGCCGGATTAAGAGAGGCTACATGGCTCCACCCAGCAAGCAGGGGACCCTTATTTTTCCCGGTTTCGACGGAGGGGCCGAGTGGGGCGGGGCTGCCGTTGACCCTGAGGGTGTCATGTACGTCAATGCCAACGAAATGGCCTGGGTACTCACCATGATTGATGCCCCCAAACAAGACGCCCTAGCCCACCTCAGCGCGGGTGCCCGCCTATACACGCTCCAATGTGCGAGCTGTCACGGGCCCGAGCGTAAGGGCAACCCTAAAAGCGGCTTTCCGTCGCTGATCGACATCAACCAACGACGCGACCGCGCATATGTTATGCAGGTTGTTAGTCAGGGCAAGGGTATGATGCCGGGCTTCACCACCCTCAAACCCGAAGAGAAACAAGCCTTGGTGGCCTTTCTGTTTGGCGACGAAAAGCAGGAGATGGCGGGGGTAGCTACGGCGAAAGGCGCTCAGCCTCCTCAACTGCCCTACAAAACCACGGGTTACAACAAATTTCTGGATAGCAAAGGGTACCCAGCCATCTCGCCCCCCTGGGGTACACTCAACGCCATAAACCTGAACACGGGCGAACTGGTCTGGAAAAATACGCTGGGCGAGTTCAAGGAGCTGACAGCCAAAGGCATACCGCCAACCGGCACCGAAAACTACGGCGGGCCTGTAGTTACAGCCGGAGGGGTACTGTTTATTGCAGCCACTAAAGACGAGATGTTCCGGGCCTATGACAAAAAAACGGGTAAACTACTCTGGGAAACCAAACTCCCGGCCGCTGGCTATGCCACGCCCTGCACGTATGCCGTTGGAGGCAAACAGTACGTGGTCATTGCCTGCGGTGGGGGTAAGCTGGGCACCAAAAAAGGAAACCAGTTTATTGCGTTTGCGCTTCCTTAG
- a CDS encoding acyl-CoA dehydrogenase family protein has protein sequence MIATENKASIKGGEFLIKETSADQVFIPEEFTEEQQMIAATCREFLEREIWPRLNEIDSAKSPELISSLMDKAGELGLLGTGVPEEYGGFGMSFNTSMLVAETTGAGHSFSVALSAHTGIGTLPIVYYGNDEQKAKYLPKLATGEWKAAYCLTEPDSGSDANSGKTKAKLSEDGKHYILNGQKMWITNGGFADVYIVFAKIEEGGQTDKNLSAFIVERSHEGITMNEPEHKMGIKGSDTRQIFFNDCKVPVENLLSERGNGFKIAVNILNIGRIKLGAATVGGSKEVINNAVRYANERKQFNTPIAQFGAIKHKLAEMAIKVYTSETASYRAGQNIDDMIEDLKEQGMNDAQAKLKALEQFAIECAIMKVHGSEALDYVVDEGVQVYGGMGYSADAPMDRAYRDARINRIFEGTNEINRMLVVDMILKRAMKGELDLMGPAMAVGKEIMSIPDFSSDEEEGLFIAEKKVLRNLKKSVLMVAGAAVQKFMTKLSEEQEILMSLADMVIEIYAAESVLLRVEKLIGVKGEAAVSLQKEMALVYLHEAVEKINNAGRAAITSFAEGDELRVMLMGLKRFTKIEPMNLKNARRRIAEAMLAENKYIF, from the coding sequence ATGATTGCAACGGAAAACAAAGCGTCGATCAAAGGCGGAGAATTTCTGATTAAAGAGACAAGCGCCGACCAGGTATTTATTCCCGAAGAGTTTACGGAAGAGCAGCAGATGATTGCGGCTACCTGCCGTGAGTTTCTGGAACGTGAAATCTGGCCGCGTCTTAACGAGATAGATTCAGCCAAGTCGCCCGAGCTTATTTCATCGCTGATGGACAAAGCTGGCGAGTTGGGTCTGTTGGGTACGGGCGTACCCGAAGAGTATGGCGGTTTTGGCATGAGCTTCAATACCTCTATGCTGGTGGCCGAGACAACCGGAGCCGGTCACTCCTTTTCGGTAGCCCTGTCGGCACATACGGGTATTGGTACGCTGCCCATTGTGTATTATGGCAACGACGAGCAGAAAGCTAAATACCTGCCCAAACTGGCAACCGGTGAGTGGAAAGCCGCTTACTGCCTTACGGAGCCCGATTCGGGATCGGATGCAAATTCGGGCAAAACCAAAGCCAAATTGAGCGAAGACGGTAAACACTATATTCTGAATGGCCAGAAAATGTGGATTACCAACGGCGGTTTTGCTGACGTGTATATCGTTTTTGCTAAAATTGAGGAAGGTGGCCAAACTGATAAGAACCTGTCGGCATTTATTGTAGAGCGCTCGCACGAGGGCATCACGATGAACGAGCCTGAGCACAAAATGGGTATCAAGGGATCTGACACCCGTCAGATCTTCTTCAACGACTGCAAAGTACCCGTTGAGAACCTGCTTTCGGAGCGCGGAAACGGCTTCAAAATCGCGGTTAACATTCTGAACATCGGCCGTATCAAGCTTGGTGCCGCTACGGTAGGTGGCTCGAAAGAGGTAATCAACAACGCGGTTCGGTACGCTAACGAGCGTAAGCAATTCAACACGCCCATTGCTCAGTTTGGTGCCATTAAGCACAAACTGGCCGAAATGGCCATCAAGGTGTACACTTCCGAAACGGCTTCGTACCGCGCCGGTCAGAACATCGACGACATGATCGAAGATCTGAAAGAGCAGGGTATGAACGATGCACAGGCCAAACTGAAAGCATTGGAACAGTTTGCGATTGAGTGTGCCATCATGAAAGTACACGGCTCTGAAGCCCTCGACTACGTAGTTGACGAGGGGGTACAGGTGTATGGCGGTATGGGCTACTCAGCCGACGCCCCCATGGATCGGGCCTACCGGGATGCGCGTATCAATCGAATTTTTGAAGGTACCAACGAGATCAACCGGATGCTCGTAGTTGATATGATTTTGAAGCGGGCTATGAAAGGCGAACTCGACCTGATGGGTCCCGCCATGGCCGTTGGCAAAGAAATCATGTCGATTCCTGATTTCAGCAGCGACGAAGAGGAGGGCCTGTTCATAGCCGAGAAAAAGGTGTTGCGCAACCTCAAGAAATCGGTACTGATGGTAGCCGGTGCCGCTGTTCAGAAGTTCATGACCAAGCTTTCGGAAGAGCAGGAAATCCTGATGAGCCTTGCCGATATGGTTATCGAAATTTACGCGGCAGAATCCGTTCTGTTGCGTGTTGAAAAACTGATTGGCGTTAAGGGTGAAGCGGCTGTTTCGTTACAAAAAGAAATGGCGCTGGTTTACCTGCATGAGGCCGTTGAGAAGATCAACAACGCCGGCCGGGCAGCCATCACCTCGTTTGCTGAGGGCGATGAACTGCGCGTGATGCTGATGGGTCTGAAGCGATTCACGAAAATTGAGCCGATGAACCTCAAAAACGCCCGTCGGCGGATTGCGGAGGCCATGCTTGCCGAGAATAAGTACATTTTTTAA
- a CDS encoding gluconate 2-dehydrogenase subunit 3 family protein gives MNRRDALLRVATFVGASMSLPAMADTLERSASLRASTGKPLLFSADQDAMVAELAETIIPTTKTPGAKAAKVNEIIDIVLKDCYREPDQKVFMEGLARTNKLSQDAYGKAFVGLDANQRIEIVKKLEAEAKELKAQQAKAVQGGNNQQDVQMPKEQRKVTPFFTMLKDLTLMGYFTSEIGCTQALEYVPVPGRYEGCITLKPGQKAWAI, from the coding sequence ATGAACAGAAGAGACGCCCTTCTTCGTGTAGCCACCTTCGTCGGAGCCTCTATGTCGCTCCCGGCAATGGCCGACACGCTCGAACGTTCGGCAAGCCTCCGCGCCAGCACGGGCAAACCCCTGCTTTTCTCCGCCGATCAGGACGCTATGGTCGCCGAACTCGCCGAAACGATCATCCCGACCACCAAAACGCCGGGAGCTAAAGCAGCCAAGGTAAACGAGATCATCGACATTGTTCTGAAAGATTGCTACCGTGAACCCGATCAGAAAGTGTTTATGGAAGGCTTAGCGCGTACCAACAAGTTATCGCAGGATGCCTACGGGAAAGCATTTGTCGGTCTCGACGCAAACCAGCGGATCGAAATTGTGAAAAAACTGGAGGCTGAAGCAAAAGAACTGAAAGCGCAGCAGGCCAAGGCCGTGCAGGGTGGTAACAACCAGCAGGACGTTCAGATGCCGAAAGAGCAGCGCAAAGTGACGCCGTTCTTCACTATGCTGAAAGACCTGACCCTGATGGGTTACTTCACGTCGGAAATCGGCTGTACACAGGCGCTGGAGTACGTGCCGGTACCGGGCCGTTACGAAGGCTGCATTACGCTCAAGCCCGGCCAAAAAGCCTGGGCAATTTAA
- a CDS encoding NADPH:quinone oxidoreductase family protein, translated as MKAVLCHQYGLPESLVVEDISWPSAPKGKLVIEVKACGVNFPDTLIIEGKYQFKPPFPFSPGGEVAGIVREVGEGVSHVKPGDSVFALTGWGGFAEGVVADGYRTFPMPQGMDFQTAASLMYTYGTSYHALKDRANLQSGRSDGPETLLVLGAAGGVGLAAVSLGKIMGARVIAAASTDEKLALCREYGATETINYKTEDLRERIKDITGGKGVDVVYDPVGGDLAEPALRSMNWQGRYLVVGFAAGAIPSLPFNLPLLKGCSVVGVFWGAFAERQPKDNFKNVNELLGFWQSGQLKPHIQATYPLEKAADALNEMRGRRVMGKVLIVP; from the coding sequence ATGAAAGCTGTTTTATGCCATCAATACGGGCTACCCGAAAGCCTTGTTGTTGAAGATATTAGCTGGCCGTCGGCTCCGAAAGGGAAGCTGGTGATCGAGGTAAAGGCCTGTGGTGTCAATTTCCCAGACACGCTCATTATCGAGGGAAAGTACCAGTTTAAGCCACCTTTCCCATTTTCGCCGGGGGGCGAAGTTGCGGGTATCGTGCGGGAGGTAGGCGAAGGCGTTTCACACGTGAAACCCGGCGATTCGGTGTTTGCGCTCACGGGCTGGGGTGGTTTTGCCGAAGGGGTAGTAGCCGATGGTTACCGGACGTTTCCGATGCCGCAGGGGATGGATTTTCAAACGGCGGCTTCGCTCATGTACACATACGGAACCTCGTATCATGCCCTGAAAGACCGGGCAAACCTGCAATCAGGCCGTAGCGACGGGCCGGAAACCCTGCTGGTATTGGGAGCCGCAGGTGGTGTTGGCCTGGCGGCTGTATCGTTGGGTAAAATCATGGGAGCCCGGGTGATTGCTGCCGCTTCCACCGACGAGAAACTGGCCTTATGCCGAGAGTATGGTGCCACCGAAACGATCAATTACAAAACCGAAGACCTTCGGGAGCGGATCAAGGACATTACGGGCGGAAAAGGTGTCGACGTGGTGTACGATCCCGTCGGCGGTGATTTGGCCGAACCTGCCTTACGGTCGATGAACTGGCAGGGTCGGTATTTGGTGGTTGGATTTGCCGCCGGAGCCATACCCAGTTTGCCTTTCAACTTACCATTGCTCAAAGGGTGCTCGGTAGTGGGCGTGTTTTGGGGAGCCTTTGCCGAGAGGCAACCCAAAGACAATTTCAAAAACGTGAATGAATTGCTGGGATTCTGGCAAAGTGGACAGCTGAAACCCCATATTCAGGCTACCTACCCACTCGAAAAAGCGGCTGATGCACTCAACGAGATGCGTGGTCGGCGAGTGATGGGTAAGGTGCTGATTGTGCCCTAA